The Chelatococcus sp. HY11 genome includes a window with the following:
- a CDS encoding sodium-translocating pyrophosphatase, which produces MTALLIIMLAGALSIVYGVYTIQVVMAADAGTARMQEIAGAIREGAQAYLRRQYSTVAVVGVVLFIGLAWFLGIVVAVGFALGAVLSAAAGFIGMNVSVRANVRTAQAATHSLAAGLDLAFKSGAVTGMLVAGLALLGVVVYYTALVIFMGHAPGDRLVIDGLVALGFGASLISIFARLGGGIFTKGADVGGDLVGKVEAGIPEDDPRNPATIADNVGDNVGDCAGMAADLFETYAVTVVATMVLGSIFFAGGPLLESVLIYPLAICAACIVTSIIGTYFVKLGANQSIMGALYKGFIGAGALSIVAIALVTWLVFGGFSTVMTTTTGVTFTSGALFICACAGLVVTALIVIVTEYYTGTGYRPVTSIASASVTGHGTNVIQGLAVSLESTALPALIIIAGILVTYGFAGLFGIAIAVTAMLALAGVVVALDAFGPVTDNAGGIAEMAGLPKEVRVSTDALDAVGNTTKAVTKGYAIGSAGLGALVLFAAYTSDLAHFTSNSANYPYFAGVTVDFSLSNPYVVVGLLFGGLLPFVFAGMGMTAVGRAAGSVVEEVRRQFRERPGIMKGTDRPDYGRAVDMLTKAAIREMVIPSLLPVLSPLVAYGVIYAVAGKSNAFAAVGAMLLGVIITGLFVAISMTSGGGAWDNAKKYIEEGHHGGKGSDAHKAAVTGDTVGDPYKDTAGPAINPMIKITNIVALLLLAVLAHF; this is translated from the coding sequence ATGACCGCATTGCTTATCATTATGCTGGCAGGCGCTCTATCCATCGTCTACGGCGTTTATACGATCCAGGTTGTCATGGCGGCGGATGCCGGCACAGCACGTATGCAGGAGATCGCGGGAGCGATCAGGGAAGGGGCGCAGGCCTATTTGCGTCGCCAGTACAGCACCGTCGCGGTTGTTGGCGTGGTGCTTTTCATAGGGCTTGCATGGTTTCTGGGTATCGTCGTGGCCGTGGGCTTCGCGCTCGGTGCCGTCCTGTCGGCGGCCGCTGGCTTCATCGGCATGAATGTTTCCGTCCGCGCCAACGTTCGCACCGCCCAGGCCGCGACGCATTCGCTGGCGGCCGGACTTGACCTCGCCTTCAAGTCCGGTGCCGTGACCGGCATGCTGGTCGCGGGCCTCGCCCTGCTCGGCGTCGTCGTGTACTACACCGCGCTTGTCATCTTCATGGGGCACGCGCCGGGCGACCGGCTGGTGATCGACGGCCTCGTCGCGCTTGGCTTCGGCGCCTCGCTCATCTCGATCTTCGCGCGCCTCGGCGGCGGCATCTTCACCAAGGGGGCGGACGTCGGCGGCGACCTCGTGGGCAAGGTCGAGGCGGGCATCCCGGAGGATGACCCACGTAATCCCGCGACCATCGCAGACAATGTCGGCGATAATGTCGGCGATTGCGCCGGCATGGCGGCCGACCTGTTCGAGACCTATGCGGTGACGGTGGTCGCGACGATGGTGCTCGGCTCGATCTTCTTCGCGGGAGGGCCGCTGCTCGAATCCGTACTGATCTATCCGCTGGCGATCTGCGCGGCCTGTATCGTCACGTCGATCATAGGCACGTATTTCGTGAAGCTCGGCGCCAACCAGTCGATCATGGGCGCGCTCTACAAGGGGTTCATTGGCGCTGGCGCACTGTCGATCGTCGCCATCGCGCTGGTGACCTGGCTCGTGTTCGGCGGCTTCTCGACCGTCATGACGACGACGACGGGCGTCACCTTCACATCGGGGGCGCTTTTCATCTGTGCCTGCGCGGGCCTCGTCGTCACGGCGCTGATCGTCATCGTGACGGAGTACTACACGGGTACGGGCTACCGGCCGGTGACCTCCATCGCCTCCGCCTCCGTGACCGGGCATGGCACCAATGTGATCCAGGGGCTTGCCGTCTCGCTTGAATCAACGGCCTTGCCGGCCCTGATCATCATCGCCGGCATCCTGGTGACCTATGGCTTCGCTGGCCTGTTCGGCATCGCGATCGCCGTCACGGCCATGCTCGCGCTGGCGGGTGTCGTCGTCGCCCTCGACGCCTTCGGGCCGGTGACGGACAACGCCGGTGGCATCGCCGAGATGGCCGGGCTGCCGAAGGAAGTGCGTGTGTCCACCGACGCGCTCGATGCGGTCGGTAATACGACCAAGGCGGTCACGAAGGGCTATGCCATCGGCTCCGCCGGCCTCGGCGCGCTGGTGCTTTTCGCGGCCTACACCTCCGACCTCGCGCATTTCACCAGCAACAGCGCCAACTATCCCTATTTTGCCGGTGTGACGGTCGATTTCTCGCTGTCAAATCCCTATGTCGTCGTCGGCCTCCTGTTCGGTGGCCTCCTGCCTTTCGTCTTCGCGGGGATGGGTATGACGGCCGTCGGCCGTGCCGCTGGTTCCGTTGTCGAGGAAGTGCGTCGGCAGTTCCGCGAACGGCCCGGCATCATGAAGGGGACCGATCGTCCCGATTATGGCCGGGCGGTCGACATGCTCACCAAGGCAGCCATCCGCGAGATGGTGATTCCATCATTGCTGCCGGTGCTGTCGCCGCTCGTCGCCTATGGCGTCATCTACGCCGTAGCCGGCAAGAGCAATGCATTCGCCGCGGTCGGCGCCATGCTGCTGGGTGTCATCATCACCGGTCTTTTTGTCGCAATCTCGATGACCTCTGGCGGCGGGGCCTGGGACAACGCCAAGAAATATATCGAGGAAGGCCATCACGGCGGCAAGGGGTCGGACGCGCACAAGGCGGCGGTGACCGGTGATACGGTCGGTGATCCCTACAAGGATACCGCGGGTCCAGCCATCAACCCGATGATCAAGATCACCAATATCGTGGCCTTGCTCCTGCTCGCGGTGCTCGCGCATTTCTAA
- a CDS encoding outer membrane protein assembly factor BamE: MKLRETRLLSRRSMTLALGATLLTGLAACSGRETITRGYVLDERALAEIRPGTSVDTVLAKLGTPSTVSTVGNKTFYYISQTLKRTVQFMEPSIVDQRVIAVYFNSAFKVERVANYGIQDGQIFDFISRTTASSGQEQNFLRQIFRGAGGGSFNPFGA; encoded by the coding sequence ATGAAACTGCGCGAGACTCGACTTCTCTCACGGCGTTCGATGACGTTGGCGCTTGGCGCCACTCTTCTCACGGGCCTTGCCGCCTGCTCCGGCCGCGAAACCATTACCCGCGGCTATGTGTTGGACGAGCGCGCGTTGGCGGAGATCAGGCCGGGAACAAGCGTCGATACGGTCCTCGCCAAGTTGGGAACGCCCTCCACCGTTTCAACCGTCGGCAACAAGACCTTCTACTATATCAGCCAGACGCTGAAACGGACGGTCCAGTTCATGGAGCCGTCGATCGTCGATCAGCGCGTGATCGCCGTCTACTTCAATTCGGCCTTCAAGGTCGAGCGCGTCGCCAACTACGGCATCCAGGACGGCCAGATTTTCGATTTCATTTCCCGCACCACCGCGTCGAGCGGTCAGGAGCAGAACTTCCTCCGCCAGATCTTCCGGGGCGCGGGTGGCGGCAGCTTCAACCCCTTCGGCGCCTGA
- a CDS encoding ubiquinol-cytochrome C chaperone family protein, translated as MILKLFRSRPRDDAAASLFERVNAAARAPQLYRDGWIVDTVEGRFESLTLHAVLLLRRLRGMPEPAPDLAQEFVDRLFLEIERAFREIGIGDLAVPKRMKAYAKAFYGRAASYDEALAEEDDTALRAAVERNIGVTGGDAQVELAAYIRAADKHLAGFDFDALLASASLFPEPGVIPR; from the coding sequence ATGATTCTCAAGTTATTTCGTTCCCGACCGCGTGATGATGCCGCGGCGTCGCTGTTCGAGCGCGTGAACGCTGCCGCTCGGGCGCCGCAACTTTACCGCGACGGTTGGATCGTGGATACCGTCGAAGGCCGATTTGAATCGCTTACCCTGCATGCGGTCTTGCTTCTTCGGCGCCTCAGGGGCATGCCCGAGCCGGCTCCCGATCTCGCGCAGGAATTTGTGGATCGTCTGTTCCTTGAAATCGAACGGGCTTTCCGAGAGATCGGAATCGGCGATCTCGCCGTGCCGAAACGCATGAAAGCTTATGCCAAGGCCTTTTATGGGCGCGCGGCGAGCTACGACGAGGCGCTGGCGGAAGAGGATGATACGGCCTTGCGCGCGGCGGTGGAGCGCAACATCGGCGTTACCGGCGGGGATGCGCAAGTTGAGCTGGCTGCTTATATCAGAGCCGCGGACAAGCATCTGGCCGGTTTCGATTTTGACGCGCTTCTTGCATCGGCGTCGCTTTTTCCGGAACCGGGCGTGATACCGAGGTGA
- a CDS encoding YceD family protein, with protein sequence MAAREDHFLHWPCAVVDIPPQGLEVERSATPEERAALAESFGLPAIHRLDASFRLSGTPKRVKVKGEVRARIEQICVVTLEPFASDVVEPIEVDFAAEPSKRALEERRLDDWDGDESRSRGGRRGSEPEGRSAEMRLSDADPPDEIVDGSIDLGQLAAEFLALGVDPYPRKPGAVFQTEDEEGDGASSRRDELREQVDKPSPFAALSRLRTKSEGQN encoded by the coding sequence ATGGCAGCACGAGAAGACCATTTTTTGCATTGGCCTTGCGCCGTTGTGGATATCCCGCCGCAGGGCCTTGAAGTGGAGCGTAGCGCGACACCCGAGGAACGCGCGGCTCTGGCCGAAAGTTTCGGGCTGCCTGCGATCCATCGGCTTGATGCGAGTTTTCGCCTCTCCGGTACGCCGAAGCGCGTCAAGGTGAAGGGTGAGGTGCGGGCGCGGATCGAGCAGATCTGCGTCGTGACGTTGGAGCCGTTCGCCAGTGATGTGGTGGAACCGATCGAGGTGGACTTCGCGGCGGAGCCATCCAAACGCGCGCTCGAGGAGCGTCGGTTGGACGACTGGGACGGGGACGAGAGCCGTTCTCGCGGGGGACGGCGGGGAAGCGAGCCCGAAGGCCGCAGCGCGGAAATGCGGTTGTCGGATGCGGATCCACCGGATGAAATCGTCGATGGCTCGATTGATCTCGGCCAATTGGCGGCCGAGTTTCTTGCCCTTGGGGTCGACCCTTATCCCCGCAAGCCCGGGGCGGTCTTCCAAACGGAGGACGAGGAGGGTGACGGCGCGTCTTCGCGAAGGGATGAACTGAGGGAGCAGGTTGACAAACCGTCGCCTTTTGCCGCGTTGTCACGGTTGAGAACAAAGTCCGAGGGGCAAAACTAG
- the plsX gene encoding phosphate acyltransferase PlsX yields MSSPIRIALDAMGGDHGPAVVIPGAAKALERRPDIRFIIYGDEAQVRPLIDAHPALAKACELRHAEIAVRMDDKPSQALRAGRYKSSMWLAIEAVKKGEADVAVSAGNTGALMAMATFCLKTLVQVERPAIAAIWPTLRGESIVLDVGATIGADARHLVELAVMGATLANVIFDIERPTVGLLNVGVEEIKGLDAIKEASRILREANLPQIEYKGFVEGSDIGRGTVDVVVTEGFSGNIALKTAEGTATQIATFLKNAMGRTLMSRIGYLFAKGAFDSLRRTLDPRRSNGGIFLGLQGSVIKSHGGTDALGFASAVELAYDMARHDLVHQIRAMLEKLQLEPVVDA; encoded by the coding sequence ATGTCCTCACCGATTAGGATCGCTCTCGACGCGATGGGCGGCGATCACGGGCCTGCCGTCGTCATTCCCGGGGCCGCCAAAGCGCTTGAGCGGCGGCCGGACATCCGTTTCATCATCTATGGTGACGAGGCGCAGGTTCGGCCTTTGATTGACGCGCATCCCGCGCTTGCCAAGGCTTGTGAGCTACGCCACGCGGAAATCGCCGTGCGGATGGATGACAAGCCGAGCCAGGCGCTTCGGGCTGGCCGCTACAAATCATCCATGTGGCTCGCCATCGAGGCGGTCAAGAAGGGCGAGGCGGACGTCGCTGTCTCGGCGGGCAACACCGGCGCGCTCATGGCGATGGCCACGTTCTGCCTGAAGACGCTGGTCCAGGTCGAGCGGCCGGCGATTGCCGCCATCTGGCCGACCTTGCGCGGGGAGAGCATCGTGCTCGATGTCGGCGCGACGATTGGCGCCGACGCGCGCCATCTCGTGGAATTGGCGGTGATGGGCGCGACGCTCGCCAATGTCATTTTCGACATCGAGCGCCCGACGGTCGGCCTGCTCAACGTCGGCGTGGAGGAGATCAAGGGGCTCGACGCCATCAAGGAGGCGAGCCGGATCCTACGCGAGGCCAACCTTCCGCAGATCGAATACAAGGGCTTCGTCGAAGGCAGCGACATCGGCCGTGGCACCGTGGATGTCGTGGTGACGGAGGGCTTCTCCGGCAATATCGCGCTCAAGACGGCCGAGGGAACGGCAACGCAGATCGCCACGTTCCTCAAAAACGCGATGGGCCGGACACTGATGTCGCGTATCGGCTATCTCTTCGCCAAGGGCGCCTTTGATTCGCTGAGGCGGACCCTCGATCCGCGCCGTTCGAATGGCGGTATCTTCCTTGGGCTGCAAGGCAGCGTCATCAAGAGCCACGGCGGCACGGACGCGCTCGGTTTTGCAAGCGCCGTGGAACTCGCCTATGACATGGCGCGGCATGATTTGGTCCATCAGATCCGCGCCATGTTGGAGAAACTGCAGCTTGAGCCGGTCGTTGACGCCTGA
- a CDS encoding beta-ketoacyl-ACP synthase III, which yields MSRLRSVVCGGGAYLPERIMTNSDIAGLVETSDEWIVQRTGIRARHIAADGETTSMLAVRAAQAALADAGVSADEIDLIVVATSTPDYTFPATATQVQAELGITHGAAFDLQAVCSGFVFALATADKFLTSGSHRRALVIGAETFSRLLDWSDRTTCVLFGDGAGALVLEAQEVSGGGAGDRGVLTTHLRSDGRHRNKLFVDGGPGSTRTVGHLRMEGREVFRHAVGMITDVIEDAFRATGFTAEDIDWFVPHQANKRIIDASAQKLGIAPEKVVITVDQHGNTSAASIPLALAAARADGRIKRGDLVLLEAMGGGFTWGSALVRW from the coding sequence GTGTCTCGGCTGAGATCAGTCGTTTGCGGCGGCGGGGCTTACCTGCCTGAACGCATCATGACCAATAGTGACATCGCCGGTTTGGTCGAGACCTCCGACGAATGGATCGTGCAACGCACGGGCATACGCGCGCGACACATCGCGGCCGACGGGGAAACCACGTCGATGCTCGCCGTGCGCGCCGCGCAGGCCGCGCTCGCCGACGCAGGTGTCTCCGCCGATGAAATCGATCTCATCGTCGTCGCGACATCGACACCAGATTACACCTTCCCGGCAACCGCCACCCAGGTGCAGGCGGAGCTTGGCATCACCCATGGTGCGGCTTTCGATCTTCAGGCAGTCTGTTCGGGCTTCGTCTTTGCCCTGGCCACGGCCGACAAGTTCCTGACCTCGGGGTCTCATCGCCGGGCTCTCGTCATTGGCGCCGAGACTTTCTCACGCCTGCTGGACTGGAGCGATCGCACCACCTGCGTGCTGTTTGGCGATGGGGCAGGCGCCCTGGTGCTGGAGGCGCAGGAGGTCTCGGGCGGCGGTGCCGGTGATCGAGGGGTCTTGACCACTCATCTGCGGTCCGATGGCCGACATCGCAACAAGCTCTTCGTGGACGGCGGTCCCGGCTCGACCCGCACAGTCGGGCATCTGAGGATGGAGGGGCGTGAGGTCTTCCGTCACGCGGTCGGCATGATCACGGATGTCATCGAGGACGCTTTCCGCGCCACCGGCTTCACGGCCGAGGATATCGACTGGTTCGTTCCTCATCAGGCGAACAAACGGATCATAGACGCCAGCGCCCAGAAGCTCGGCATCGCACCCGAGAAGGTGGTCATCACAGTCGACCAGCATGGCAACACGTCCGCCGCGTCCATACCGCTGGCGCTGGCTGCGGCGCGTGCCGACGGACGCATCAAGCGCGGTGATCTGGTGCTCCTCGAAGCCATGGGCGGCGGTTTCACCTGGGGCAGCGCGCTTGTCCGCTGGTGA
- a CDS encoding integration host factor subunit alpha, translating to MAGRTVTRADLCEVVYQKVGLSRTESAALVELVLSEMCDCLARGETVKLSSFGSFIVRDKGERVGRNPKTGIEVPIDPRRVMVFKPSNVLRARINGLEVEDEA from the coding sequence ATGGCAGGTCGGACGGTAACGCGCGCGGACCTCTGCGAAGTGGTCTATCAGAAGGTCGGACTATCCCGGACTGAATCGGCCGCGCTCGTCGAGCTCGTTCTCAGCGAAATGTGCGATTGCCTGGCGCGCGGCGAGACTGTGAAGCTCTCGTCCTTCGGCTCGTTTATCGTGCGCGACAAGGGCGAACGTGTGGGACGCAATCCCAAGACCGGCATTGAAGTGCCGATCGATCCCCGGCGCGTGATGGTGTTCAAGCCCTCAAACGTGCTGCGCGCCCGCATCAATGGCCTGGAAGTCGAGGACGAAGCCTGA
- a CDS encoding MerR family transcriptional regulator codes for MDKGPDAFRTISEVGEELDVPQHVLRFWETRFTQIKPLKRGGGRRYYRPDDVELLRGIRHLLYGEGYTIKGVQRILKQEGVRFVQQVWQEPHQLSSINAGQRFADDFDEADTNDGRGHATAATGEMRPAGGPEQHAHHGEQQSLEAVWQQTPTMPVVDADLREPVAQAGPRTYQLRNHEALHGPDMARSARNVDVDSLDSADERLEPDDAFAALGHSGLDETSATRLSMVLDELRECRRLIAIARGAVDDDN; via the coding sequence GTGGACAAAGGCCCAGACGCCTTTCGCACCATCAGCGAAGTCGGGGAAGAACTCGACGTTCCGCAGCACGTCCTGCGTTTCTGGGAAACGCGTTTCACACAGATCAAGCCGCTCAAGCGTGGTGGTGGGCGACGCTACTATCGCCCCGATGATGTCGAGCTTCTTCGCGGTATCCGCCATCTGCTGTACGGTGAAGGCTACACGATCAAGGGTGTCCAGCGCATCCTGAAGCAGGAAGGCGTGCGCTTCGTCCAGCAGGTCTGGCAGGAACCCCATCAGCTTTCGTCGATCAATGCCGGCCAACGTTTCGCCGATGATTTCGATGAAGCCGACACCAATGACGGCCGCGGTCATGCCACCGCCGCAACGGGTGAGATGAGGCCGGCCGGCGGCCCAGAGCAGCACGCTCATCACGGCGAGCAACAGAGCCTCGAGGCGGTGTGGCAGCAGACCCCGACCATGCCCGTGGTCGATGCCGATCTGCGAGAGCCAGTCGCCCAAGCGGGTCCAAGAACCTATCAACTGCGCAACCACGAGGCCTTGCACGGCCCTGACATGGCCCGCAGCGCGCGGAACGTGGATGTTGACTCGCTCGACAGCGCGGATGAAAGGCTGGAGCCTGACGATGCTTTCGCGGCCCTCGGACATAGCGGCCTCGATGAGACGTCGGCGACTCGCCTCAGCATGGTGCTGGATGAGTTACGCGAATGCCGCCGCCTGATCGCCATCGCGCGTGGCGCGGTTGATGATGACAATTGA
- a CDS encoding arginyltransferase: MTTQPRDTPQFYLTAPSACPYLPGREERKVFTHLVGKRASEINDILTQGGFRRSQTIAYRPACETCRACVSVRILVNEFAPSRSFRRILTANSDLTAEVRSATPTSEQYGLFRHYLDTRHADGGMADMTVLDYAMMVEDSHVTTRLIEYRTPGTGPYLDRSGAGDLVAVALTDILADGLSMVYSFYEPDDGNRSLGSYIILDHIAKAREFGLPYVYLGYWVEGSRKMHYKTRFRPQERLLPHGWSRIG; this comes from the coding sequence GTGACCACACAGCCGCGCGATACTCCGCAGTTTTACCTGACCGCTCCCTCGGCCTGCCCCTATCTGCCTGGGCGCGAGGAACGCAAGGTGTTTACGCATCTTGTGGGAAAACGCGCGTCGGAGATCAATGATATCCTCACGCAAGGCGGTTTCCGACGCTCCCAGACCATTGCCTATCGCCCTGCCTGCGAGACCTGCCGGGCCTGTGTTTCTGTCCGCATCCTGGTCAACGAGTTTGCGCCATCGCGCAGCTTCCGCCGGATCCTCACCGCCAATTCCGATCTCACGGCCGAGGTGCGCAGCGCCACACCGACATCCGAGCAGTATGGCCTGTTCCGGCACTATCTCGACACACGCCACGCCGATGGCGGCATGGCTGATATGACCGTGCTCGACTATGCGATGATGGTGGAGGACAGCCACGTCACGACTCGCCTCATCGAGTACAGGACGCCCGGTACCGGGCCCTATCTCGACCGCTCCGGCGCTGGAGATCTCGTGGCGGTGGCATTGACCGACATTCTCGCCGACGGCTTGTCGATGGTCTATTCCTTCTACGAGCCCGATGACGGCAACCGCAGCCTTGGCAGCTACATCATCCTAGACCATATCGCCAAGGCGCGGGAATTCGGCTTGCCCTATGTCTATCTGGGCTACTGGGTCGAAGGCTCGCGGAAGATGCACTACAAGACGCGCTTCCGCCCCCAGGAACGCCTGCTGCCGCACGGCTGGTCACGCATCGGATAA
- a CDS encoding RDD family protein, which produces MSHLPPRQAPQPMTMDDYGAIRGVITPRFFAYLIDIVVIALLMLVLFMVVAVLGVITFGLAWFLFPLIGACTGILYSAVTVSGERQSTIGMRLMGLKVIGPYGRPDFITAAIHALFFYVAASTGFLLAIDIVTAFVRSDRRMLHDVLAQLTVIRD; this is translated from the coding sequence GTGAGCCATTTGCCGCCGCGCCAGGCGCCCCAGCCGATGACAATGGACGATTATGGTGCGATTCGCGGGGTCATCACGCCGCGCTTCTTCGCCTATCTCATCGACATCGTCGTCATCGCGCTACTGATGCTAGTGCTGTTCATGGTTGTGGCCGTCCTTGGGGTCATCACCTTCGGCCTCGCCTGGTTCCTGTTTCCCTTGATCGGCGCCTGCACGGGCATTCTTTACAGCGCGGTGACGGTCAGCGGCGAACGCCAGTCGACCATCGGCATGCGCCTTATGGGCCTGAAGGTCATCGGCCCCTATGGTCGGCCGGACTTCATCACGGCGGCCATCCACGCCCTATTTTTCTATGTCGCCGCCAGCACAGGCTTCCTCCTCGCCATCGACATCGTCACCGCCTTCGTGCGGAGCGACCGGCGGATGCTCCATGATGTGCTCGCGCAACTCACCGTGATCCGTGATTGA
- a CDS encoding threonine ammonia-lyase, with protein MPTTTDAILNLTDIERAAGILGDAVVRSPLLASPSLSALTGADVYVKYENMQPTGSFKERGALVKLSSLTPEERLRGVIAMSAGNHAQAVAYHAKRLGIPATIVMPQATPLVKVENTRAHGAHVVLDGETLSESAVRAEAIAAAENLVFIHPYDDKAIMAGQGTVGLEILTDNPDLDVLVIPIGGGGLFAGIATAAKALKPGIELIGVEAALYPSFSNALSGRDTPIGGPTIAEGIAVKNVGKLTLPVVRQLASDVLVVDEEVLEGAVNAYATLQRSMAEGAGAAALAALLAYPERFKGRKVGLVLSGGNIDARLLASVMVRALERADRIVSFRVITNDGPGLLGRIASRLGELGANILEVSHGRLFLDVPAKGVSIDLTIETRDAEHSRRILSALAEDGLAPTRVDARSRAEQGH; from the coding sequence GTGCCGACAACGACCGATGCAATCCTGAACCTTACGGATATCGAAAGGGCCGCCGGCATCCTCGGCGACGCCGTTGTCCGGTCGCCACTCCTCGCCTCGCCGTCCCTGAGCGCGCTGACCGGTGCGGATGTGTACGTCAAATACGAGAACATGCAGCCGACCGGCTCGTTCAAGGAGCGCGGCGCGCTCGTGAAACTCTCAAGCCTCACACCGGAGGAACGCCTGCGCGGCGTCATAGCGATGTCCGCCGGCAACCACGCGCAGGCTGTCGCTTACCACGCCAAGCGCCTTGGTATCCCCGCGACAATCGTCATGCCGCAGGCCACGCCGCTGGTGAAGGTCGAGAATACGCGCGCCCATGGGGCGCATGTCGTGCTGGATGGCGAGACCCTGTCCGAATCCGCCGTCCGGGCGGAGGCCATCGCCGCCGCTGAGAACCTGGTGTTCATCCACCCCTACGACGACAAGGCCATCATGGCCGGCCAGGGAACGGTCGGACTCGAAATCCTGACCGACAATCCCGATCTCGATGTGCTGGTTATTCCCATCGGCGGTGGCGGCCTGTTCGCCGGCATTGCCACGGCAGCCAAGGCGCTGAAGCCCGGGATCGAGCTCATCGGTGTCGAGGCGGCGCTCTATCCGTCCTTCTCCAACGCGCTTTCAGGCAGAGACACGCCGATCGGCGGCCCGACCATCGCCGAGGGCATCGCCGTGAAGAACGTCGGCAAGCTGACCCTGCCGGTGGTGCGCCAGCTCGCCAGCGACGTGCTCGTGGTCGATGAGGAGGTGCTGGAAGGCGCCGTGAACGCCTATGCCACGCTTCAGCGCAGCATGGCCGAGGGCGCGGGCGCGGCGGCGCTGGCCGCCCTCCTTGCCTATCCCGAGCGTTTCAAGGGCCGCAAGGTCGGGCTGGTCCTGAGTGGCGGCAATATCGATGCCCGGCTCCTGGCTTCAGTGATGGTGCGGGCGCTGGAGCGCGCCGACCGCATTGTCTCCTTCCGGGTCATCACCAACGACGGCCCGGGGCTGCTCGGCCGCATCGCGAGCCGGCTCGGCGAACTCGGCGCCAACATTCTCGAGGTCTCGCACGGGCGCCTTTTCCTTGACGTGCCGGCCAAGGGCGTGTCGATCGACCTCACCATCGAGACCCGGGATGCCGAGCACTCGCGGCGCATTCTCAGCGCGCTCGCCGAGGATGGCCTCGCCCCGACCCGGGTCGATGCCAGAAGTCGGGCCGAACAGGGTCATTGA